The Anastrepha ludens isolate Willacy chromosome 2, idAnaLude1.1, whole genome shotgun sequence DNA window CTACGCCAATCAATGCTGCCGCCATTGATAATTCTGTGGCTGAGCCACGTATTCGCAATACGGATGAGCTGTTGACCACCATTGTGGATAAGTGTTTCCATTCTAATGGACTGCATTGCCTTAAAGAGAAAGTGTTAACCTATTTGGATGGTGTGGCCGGTGTTGAGGATGATATTAGTGGACGCGCTTTCAGCGAGGATGTCATCGATAAGGTGATCGTTGATCGTGTTTCCAGAATCTTGAACAACAATGAATTCCGCCTACGCTTGCCTGAAACCGGATTCGGCAGCTCAGTGGTTAGCTACAGTGCCGCTCGTGGTTTTGATGTCGAAGTACCTGAGACTGGAGGTGAGTAAGAGCGAATGTGTTGGTTAaggtagtaaataaataaattactatcAGATCTGATCTGTACAGTGTtaaaaaagctaaacaaaaggCCTTGCAGAGGTGGGAAAAGAATGTGAAAGAAAgtgcaaacaaaattataatgtgAGTGAAAATTGCAAACCGGGGAAAAGTGTTCTCTTTAACTACGGTTAACTAAGGTTAACTACCAAACAAAAGTTCACTGAGgctaaaaatgtttggtttaaaaaattatattccacATAAAATCGATTTCCTGTTTTGACAAGTGAAAATTCATGCTTTGGATTGAAAActtaaaactgcaaaaaaaacgaagctatttttttacttttgactgttttgttttacttttacatTGACAAAAATCAATTTCCTGTTTAGAGGCAACATACTTTGGATATGGCTTCGATACACCCGAACttcataaaagtgaaaaagaggGCTTTTTTGAAACCagattaatttcatattttttttctttttttgcaaattcGCACCAATTCAAATTAGATAGAGAATTAATTGATGCAATTAAAACCCAAAACTATATTAAatctaaattaaatatttcaaacttaaaataaaattttccttttttcaaaagcACGTTATTGTACCTCGAGCGAACTTTTGAATGACTGTTggttaaattaagaaaaacaaattttttttcaaaattttttcaattttttttatcaaaattttttgaaattttttttttttcaaaatttttttttttaattttttggatcaCTGCTcgttaaattaagaaaaaatttttttttcaaattttttttcaaatttttttttcaaactttttattcacaatttctcacatatttcttcatgttagtGTGAAATGACACGTAAATTACAGAAtcgcattttttcttttccttaaaTATGGTATTAATTAgcttttgctttaaatttttcagaaataaaatttttccaattgaaaaataatcatataaatttggttgtttcgaaaataatgtttttctaattgaaaattaattttcttaatttggatCTTTCGAGTAAatagtgattttttatttaatttccttcatttgcttattttttcttgctatatttttataagttttggtTCAACCGCTTTTTGACTCatgcaagaaataaaaattctcaACACAATTTGgtttaagtgctcaaaaatatGTTTCCCCTCCGCCTATTACATTTAGATTTCAATAACTCATCTACATTTTGCTATGTTACTCAAACACTTTTTACATTTCTACTCAAGAATAACTCTTTAACACTCTAATTTTTCGTATTTCTCTTTGTCTTCTCTGTCTCTCATCCCTTCTGCTATGGGCCATCACCACTATTAGCTCGCGGTGAAAAGAAGAAGGACAAATTGATCCTCCCTCTGTTGCTgttaatgaaattgaaattgaaggtCGTACTGCCAATCCTTATGGGCCTGATTGGACTCAAAGCATTCAAGGCTTTGATTTTGTCGAAAATCGCCATCAAATTGGTACTTGGCTTCCTCATCTACAACTTGATCACCAAATTGTCGGGCGctaagatgatgatgatgcccGCACCTATGCCAGCGCCTGAATATGGTCCACCCAGCACCACTGCCTCCTCATACGATCCAAGCAGCTGGGAACCAGCTAGCGGCGGCCCATATGCCCGTTGGGACTCACAGAATCTCGCCTACAGCTCATACCATCCCAGCTCTAGCTCGTACAATTCCGGCTCCAGCTCAACTGGATCATCGTCCAGCTACAGCTCATCGTCGTAAATTTTGCGAATGCAGCCG harbors:
- the LOC128860130 gene encoding uncharacterized protein LOC128860130, coding for MAFRFTSLIAFGCLLLVAATPINAAAIDNSVAEPRIRNTDELLTTIVDKCFHSNGLHCLKEKVLTYLDGVAGVEDDISGRAFSEDVIDKVIVDRVSRILNNNEFRLRLPETGFGSSVVSYSAARGFDVEVPETGARGEKKKDKLILPLLLLMKLKLKVVLPILMGLIGLKAFKALILSKIAIKLVLGFLIYNLITKLSGAKMMMMPAPMPAPEYGPPSTTASSYDPSSWEPASGGPYARWDSQNLAYSSYHPSSSSYNSGSSSTGSSSSYSSSS